One window from the genome of Diabrotica virgifera virgifera chromosome 6, PGI_DIABVI_V3a encodes:
- the LOC126887131 gene encoding organic cation transporter protein-like isoform X2: MTTSTIQNGKEKETATPTEVEAEQEDIIQKCIGVLGRWHIWLCFIIFLVKFGVSWHQLSIVFLAPPIKYYCINNATETCLSNCTHYLYDTSIFTNTISMEWDLVCSKSYLVSLTQTLTMLGILVGNMLFGYLSDKFGRKLPLVLAVALQGLSGLGAAFSPWFTLFIILKFLSAVATGGTMITSFVLIMEIIGTEWRTVLGILYQIPFNLGHLLMPLFSYYLRNWRHFQIMISVPSLFLISYYWILPESPRWQLAVGKEKQAIETLKKAARRNKLPTEKIEHDVNLYLEHKHLNQKEVHQGNILDLVRTPIMRVYTIAVGFNWFVCGLCFFGVSQFIGQLGGNIFVNVAISAVIQVPSTIFACYATKAWGRKKSLLIANIVSGLSIFIMGFVPSNLPWLRTLLSSIGMFGLALSFPTVYIYSGELFPTVVRNIGVGTSSMCARIGSMIAPFVATLGNVEPWIPPVIFGIVPLIGAILCLKLPETLDCKLPDTIEEAEALNSSKPKPSSES; this comes from the exons TACAAAATGGGAAAGAAAAAGAAACAGCTACACCCACAGAAGTAGAAGCAGAACAAGAAGATATTATACAAAAATGTATAGGAGTTTTAGGAAGGTGGCATATTTGGTTATGCTTTATAATATTTCTAGTCAAATTTGGTGTTTCTTGGCACCAACTTAGTATAGTATTTCTAGCTCCAcctattaaatattattgtatCAATAATGCAACAGAAACATGTTTATCCAATTGTACTCATTATCTGTATGATAC gtcCATATTTACTAACACTATATCCATGGAATGGGATCTTGTGTGTTCAAAATCATATTTAGTCAGTCTTACTCAGACGTTAACAATGCTGGGAATCTTAGTTGGAAATATGTTATTTGGATATTTGTCTGACAA ATTTGGTAGAAAATTACCACTTGTTCTGGCTGTTGCTCTGCAAGGATTGTCGGGATTAGGTGCAGCTTTCTCCCCATGGTTTACATTATTTATAATCTTAAAATTTTTATCTGCAGTAGCGACAGGAGGTACAATGATAACAAGCTTCGTACTTATCATGGAGATAATCG GTACCGAATGGAGAACAGTTCTTGGTATTTTGTACCAAATACCATTCAATTTAGGTCATCTTCTGATGCCACTATTTAGTTATTATCTTCGAAACTGGAGGCATTTCCAAATAATGATATCGGTGCCTTCGCTTTTTCTGATCTCATACTATTGGATTCTTCCTGAATCACCTCGATGGCAACTAGCAGTTGGTAAAGAAAAGCAAGCAATTGAAACATTAAAAAAAGCAGCCAGACGGAACAAGCTACCAACAGAAAAAATTGAACACGACGTTAATCTTTATTTAGAACACAAACATCTAAATCAAAAGGAAGTTCATCAAGGAAATATTCTAGACCTGGTCCGAACGCCGATTATGAGGGTATATACCATAGCAGTTGGATTTAATTGGTTTGTATGTGGTCTGTGCTTCTTTGGAGTATCTCAGTTTATCGGCCAGCTTGGTGGAAATATTTTTGTTAACGTCGCTATATCTGCCGTTATTCAAGTCCCTAGTACAATATTTGCATGTTATGCAACGAAAGCATGGGGAAGAAAGAAGAGTTTGTTGATAGCTAACATTGTGAGCGGCCTTTCCATTTTTATAATGG GTTTCGTTCCGTCGAATTTACCTTGGCTCAGAACATTGTTGTCCTCAATTGGTATGTTTGGATTAGCTTTATCGTTTCCAACTGTCTACATTTATTCCGGAGAATTGTTTCCAACCGTAGTAAGAAATATTGGCGTTGGAACATCATCCATGTGCGCCAGAATTGGCTCGATGATAGCACCGTTTGTAGCAACTTTAGGAAACGTTGAACCGTGGATTCCACCTGTAATTTTTGGCATTGTACCTTTGATTGGAGCGATATTGTGCCTTAAACTTCCAGAAACATTAGACTGTAAACTTCCCGATACAATAGAAGAAGCTGAAGCCTTAAATTCAAGCAAACCTAAACCTTCTAGTGAatcttaa
- the LOC126887131 gene encoding organic cation transporter protein-like isoform X1, whose amino-acid sequence METEEKQNEASGLLQTVQNGKEKETATPTEVEAEQEDIIQKCIGVLGRWHIWLCFIIFLVKFGVSWHQLSIVFLAPPIKYYCINNATETCLSNCTHYLYDTSIFTNTISMEWDLVCSKSYLVSLTQTLTMLGILVGNMLFGYLSDKFGRKLPLVLAVALQGLSGLGAAFSPWFTLFIILKFLSAVATGGTMITSFVLIMEIIGTEWRTVLGILYQIPFNLGHLLMPLFSYYLRNWRHFQIMISVPSLFLISYYWILPESPRWQLAVGKEKQAIETLKKAARRNKLPTEKIEHDVNLYLEHKHLNQKEVHQGNILDLVRTPIMRVYTIAVGFNWFVCGLCFFGVSQFIGQLGGNIFVNVAISAVIQVPSTIFACYATKAWGRKKSLLIANIVSGLSIFIMGFVPSNLPWLRTLLSSIGMFGLALSFPTVYIYSGELFPTVVRNIGVGTSSMCARIGSMIAPFVATLGNVEPWIPPVIFGIVPLIGAILCLKLPETLDCKLPDTIEEAEALNSSKPKPSSES is encoded by the exons TACAAAATGGGAAAGAAAAAGAAACAGCTACACCCACAGAAGTAGAAGCAGAACAAGAAGATATTATACAAAAATGTATAGGAGTTTTAGGAAGGTGGCATATTTGGTTATGCTTTATAATATTTCTAGTCAAATTTGGTGTTTCTTGGCACCAACTTAGTATAGTATTTCTAGCTCCAcctattaaatattattgtatCAATAATGCAACAGAAACATGTTTATCCAATTGTACTCATTATCTGTATGATAC gtcCATATTTACTAACACTATATCCATGGAATGGGATCTTGTGTGTTCAAAATCATATTTAGTCAGTCTTACTCAGACGTTAACAATGCTGGGAATCTTAGTTGGAAATATGTTATTTGGATATTTGTCTGACAA ATTTGGTAGAAAATTACCACTTGTTCTGGCTGTTGCTCTGCAAGGATTGTCGGGATTAGGTGCAGCTTTCTCCCCATGGTTTACATTATTTATAATCTTAAAATTTTTATCTGCAGTAGCGACAGGAGGTACAATGATAACAAGCTTCGTACTTATCATGGAGATAATCG GTACCGAATGGAGAACAGTTCTTGGTATTTTGTACCAAATACCATTCAATTTAGGTCATCTTCTGATGCCACTATTTAGTTATTATCTTCGAAACTGGAGGCATTTCCAAATAATGATATCGGTGCCTTCGCTTTTTCTGATCTCATACTATTGGATTCTTCCTGAATCACCTCGATGGCAACTAGCAGTTGGTAAAGAAAAGCAAGCAATTGAAACATTAAAAAAAGCAGCCAGACGGAACAAGCTACCAACAGAAAAAATTGAACACGACGTTAATCTTTATTTAGAACACAAACATCTAAATCAAAAGGAAGTTCATCAAGGAAATATTCTAGACCTGGTCCGAACGCCGATTATGAGGGTATATACCATAGCAGTTGGATTTAATTGGTTTGTATGTGGTCTGTGCTTCTTTGGAGTATCTCAGTTTATCGGCCAGCTTGGTGGAAATATTTTTGTTAACGTCGCTATATCTGCCGTTATTCAAGTCCCTAGTACAATATTTGCATGTTATGCAACGAAAGCATGGGGAAGAAAGAAGAGTTTGTTGATAGCTAACATTGTGAGCGGCCTTTCCATTTTTATAATGG GTTTCGTTCCGTCGAATTTACCTTGGCTCAGAACATTGTTGTCCTCAATTGGTATGTTTGGATTAGCTTTATCGTTTCCAACTGTCTACATTTATTCCGGAGAATTGTTTCCAACCGTAGTAAGAAATATTGGCGTTGGAACATCATCCATGTGCGCCAGAATTGGCTCGATGATAGCACCGTTTGTAGCAACTTTAGGAAACGTTGAACCGTGGATTCCACCTGTAATTTTTGGCATTGTACCTTTGATTGGAGCGATATTGTGCCTTAAACTTCCAGAAACATTAGACTGTAAACTTCCCGATACAATAGAAGAAGCTGAAGCCTTAAATTCAAGCAAACCTAAACCTTCTAGTGAatcttaa